The segment GGTATCAGAGAAAGAATCTGCATAAAATGAATAGAATAATGTCAAAAGcgcatatatatatgtttatgtatatatgaaCACTTCAGAGAGAAACATATTTTATGAACACTAGCTTGTGAAGGCTTTACCTCAGGCTTGGAAGACATTATTAAGTTGCATAGGCAACTATAAACAGCTAATGATTCTTCCAGATCGTCTTTCAATGGCAGTGCTTTCAGAAAAACTGGTAATACCTGCGAGGAAATAAGTATAAACTTTTCAAGATAAAAAGTTTCTCAATATCAAATTTAGTTTTCATAACCGACTCAAATTTTAGAAGTAATGCTTTACATATAACATATCAAAACCTGGTTTAAGGGAACTGCATGTGGCTGCGCCATTATCATTCGTGCAACTGCACCAGCTGCATTGTCTCTAACAGCATCATCAGTTTCTAAATCTCCAAACAAAGGATGCAGAGCGCAAAGAACATCGTTGTAGTATCTGAAGTCAATTAAGAAAAACCTTACATAAGTAAAATTTCTATTTGACTTTGGAAAGAACAAGAATACTCCATTATTTAACTCCAAGGACTAAATACTTTAGGGCTGCCTCTCCACCATTTTTACACAGTTCACCAGCACAAAAGGCTGCATTTCGCCGATTTGCAGCTTCAGTTGATGCTATTTCTTTAATCACCAATGGCATCACATTCTGAGTAATAAAACATTTCCCATCAAAATTAGTCAAGCCAATGAAGAAATGAACTAGCACTGACACAATAACCACTGCAAAAAGCATCATTGAAACTTGCATCTCTAAAATCTCACATCCATATAATGGGCAATTGGAGAACCCATCTCTTGGGCTACTTCTGCAAGGCAAGCAACAACCATGGTCCTATCTTCAGGTGGCCGAGATGCCTTCTGTATATCCAGGCAACTGTCAATAAGAATTGTTTCCTTTCTGAAGATATTACAATTCAGGAGGCACAACTTCTAAAAAAGCAAAATAATACCCACCGCAAACTTCATCAGAGGTtcaaaaaaactaccaaaaatggcCTCAAATCGAGAACCCATGCACTTTGCAAATGCTGGGAGAAGATCTGTAACTGCATCCATCAAAACTTCATCATGCTCACAGTCATCATCATCCAGGTCACTATCTGTCTCATCAGTTTGCTGGCAACAAGCTTCTTGACGCAGTAATTCCAAGGTTGATTGAGATAATGATACCATATCTGACATCAAATGGAGAATTCAAGAAAATTAACGGAGAAAATTTAAGGTACTGACATTATATAAACAATTGAAATATGACAAATATGGATGTACATAGTTAACTTACAGGGTTCAATTGCATTGTAACCAAAAGACTTCATGATCTCTGCTGTGCACATACATGCTTGGGAAACTACCTCCTTATCATCATCCTCCTGCATAGCCCTAACATAGAGATTCATCACTGTATCTGCAAACAACATCAAAATTGACTAATAAGAACAGGAATGGCACACATCCTTGTATGGATACTCGTAGGATGATGTTTAACTAAACTCTACATTTAGAGGCAAGACAGGACTTTAGCATACCAAGAACGTGCTTTGTTTCGGGGGACAATTGCTGCAACCATCCACAAAAACAAGAATTAACTTGACTTTATCATTTTGAAAACAAGAACTAGTTTCCAAAGTAGAAtgaaaaaactatatgaaataatAGAAATAAGGGTTTAACAATTTTTGAAAGGAACAACTCAAAATGTTTCTAAACGAATGATCAAACTTTAAACTAGATAAAAGGTTATAAGCTTACTCTTACATTTGAACTTGGAAAAGTTTCCTGGGTGGCTGTTAATAAATCTGCATTATAGTTCAAAGAAAAACACAAAATACCCACTTTGTAAGTTAATTTCTGATTGATGCATCATAATCTTTTAGACCCTCTATTCAAACTTCGATGTAATAGATACACAAAGATTTCTTTGAAAATTACATATGCATGAAATTGAACTAGAAATTATCAGAACCACAATCTGATATACTGGATCTAATCATTAAAATTTCAAAGTGCAAGATGTTACAAGCgagctaaaataaataaaaaatactctCTTGTGGAGATCAGCAAGCCATATTTTTATCTCCTGGTTTTGGCAATACAATGTATGTAATATGTGAGCATATCAGTGTTCCGCCAAGGTTCCTGACGTGGGGACGAGGGGATGGGGGGACCAGGGGCCTAAGTTTCGGGACGGTGGGTGAGCAGAAGGATGGTGGCGCAAACACCAGTGTCCTACAATTAGATGCTTTTTTTGTGGCTCGAGTGACTGGCCCATGTTATACTTAACAAAAATAAATGTTAAATATCACACCAATAATATGACCAATCGGCAATCAATCAATCTTAGCACCATGATAGCAAAAGTGATACAAGAAAAATACTTTATGGACTAAGCAAGCCCTGCAAAGTGTATGTAGTTTGAATTAGGTTTAGCTTTATGTTAGATATTTTGTGCCTATATGTATAAATATTTGCTTGCTCTTATATTGCTCACATTCATGTTTCCTTTCACATATGAGTTATGCTTGGTggcacaacaatgccaaaaaattgGCTCAAATACTATCCCAGTCATAAAACATTAAAATAATCAATACTCACGCTGGAGGCCAATAATAGCCTGAAGACGAACATCTTCATGGAAATACCCAACATGCTTTGTTAAAATCTCAAGTGCCTCCTCAAAGTAGCTTGAAGACCATCAAGGAACAGCATAACAATAAAATTCttgcaaagaatgtcaatcaaatagtgaaaaatcaattaattaatgcaAGGATACGGTGTAAAAGCACTCTTTGTGTGAAGTGCAAACAAACCAATAGCTTGAGTGGCAGCTGCTTTCTCATCCAATACTCCCGTTCTAACACTGATGTTGCGGACTCTCCTATCATCTTGGGCTTCTTCATCAGAAGATACACCACCAAATACTTTTGCAGCtccatcatcatcagaatcatcaatatcCACTGCCGATCCATCATCAAGGTTGCATGAAGCAAATGCCAAGGGAACCACTTGATGGAGGTACTGTGAGGTGAttatccaaaattctacttcagatGGTTTAACAAAGACCAATCTAAGAAACTTGTGTAAATATACTCCAAGAGTTCTTCTAAACATAGACACCTAACCTATACTTTTAAAATGACATACCAACTACCTGTATAAATCCGTCATCCAGGACCTCTGCAATATTACTGAAGAAACCATGAGTGTACTCCCGAAGCTCACTGAAATCCAGAGCAAAACCCTGAGAGAACATCATAAATAAAAGTAATGAGCCATGTGTTAAAAAATTGCATAGAATTCCAGATTATGAGTTGTGAAACTTACAGCAATAGCAGCTTCGATAAAAGGAGCTAAGATTGGCTCCATTCTTGGCCGCCCAACAGCCATTGCAATTATTCCTACAAGTTCAGTAGCTCTTGCACGTGCACGGAGATCTTCATCTTTAGTAAATACCATGAAAATCTTCATCAATTCCAGAACACTCTCAGCATACGGAATGAAGGCTAATTCTGCAGCAGCAGCAGCTGAACCAATTGCAGACTGCAAAAAAAAACACATCACTCAATATTATTTACATATTGATTTCAAGAGCATACTTGTTTGTTTACCTCCAATAAAATGCAGTTACCAATTTAAAACCaccaaaatatttaattaaaacatAAGGTTCATAAAACACAAAAATCACTGCATACCATGCATGTCTCTTGCAAATCACGGCGATTGCTATGCAACCCTTCAAGCAACTTTCCCATGAGAGGATCAAGATAGGGAAGAATCTCTGATCCCATGTTTTCACAAAATGCAGCAAGTGCATAGTATGCTTTTTCCTGTAAAAGGTGGGACAGTTTTATAACATATATCATAACATAAAAAATTATTTCCTTTGTAGGAGACAAAGGAGCATGATGTCCCAATCATTACCTGCACATCGGGTGATATATCCCCTAGAGCATTCAGAATGCAAGGAAGAACAATCTCATAGTGTCCAACAATTTCAGGTTGCAAATGCTCTGCAAACTGTCCCAGTGTAAAGGATGCTGATCCACGCACTATCTGCTCTGGGTCCTTTAGGGCTTGTAAGACAATAGTTAAAATATTTTCCAACTTGTTCTTCATAACCTCAAAACAGCCTTCTGATATGACACCCAAGGACATCACTGAAGCTTCACGGTATCTTGGATCCATATTTTGAGAATTCGATGCAGCAAAGTCAAGAACAGGTGGGAAAATGTGCTTTCTTGGCAGGCTCATGGCCATCGTATCTAGAACTTCTGCAGCAGCTCGATCGGCGgaaaggtcatcatcatcatctctcttatTACCTTCAGCAAGTAAAGGACACATGGCTGCTAGAATAGGATTAACCAATTTGTGTTTAATAAGCGATTTAGGCTTGTACTTAGCTagccatgagatgatttgtattgCCTGATAACAGAAAAAATGTTCCACTAAGCAACCAAATTTTCAAAAGAATACAGACTAAAGATAGGCAGAGACAGGCAATCTGCaggtttaattattaatattaaaagtAATCATTGCTAAGGCTACAAAAGTAAACCTGATGACGAGTATTTGCTTCTAGATCTTTCCTTGAGCACACTTCAAGAGCAAACTGAACAATGGGCAGTATAGATGACCCAAGTACAGGTGCCGGAGATtctaccaaatcatcaaatatttcGAAGGCGATAGTAGCTACCTCTTCATCTCCATTAGCTAGACATTGTCGCGATACATTCAATATGTGTGGTACAAGTTCCCGGAACATTAGCTGCATCAAGCATGTAAGCCCTCACATTATCAATTTCAATAAATGCATGCCATAAGATTACAATTACATCAAGAAGATAGCCCCAGTATAAGATTAAATGACAATTTATGCAAATCTAAAACAAGATGTGGCATTTGGAACCACAAAACATATGACAGTGAACCACATCAGCATATATAAtagaaattttaaatacaaaacatGAAGCAGTCTTACATTTTACAAATCTAAAACATTAAATAGAaaacagaaaacaaagaaataCCATGCAATCAAAGAGGAAGGAAAGAAACTCAATTAATTTTAATGCCCACAGGACCACAAGTGACCAAACAGGTCATGGAACTCATAAAGACAATACACAGAATATTAAATTACTGGGGTTAAAAAACACCCTCTGAGAAcaaaaaatgatatgaaactaggCACATATAAAACTTTATGTATTACCATAATAGAACCCTAGGTGCTAAGGAAAGAAAAACTATTGTAAAAGGAATTGGTATTAAACTTTATGTATTACCATGATAGAACCCTAGGTGCTGAGGAAAGAAAAACTATTGTAAAAGGAATTGGTATTATATAATCATAAATATTAGTAAAATTTGACAAATCTCATAGCAGTTTAAACTAAGCCCAGGGAAAGAAAATCAGTTAACTgtcaaaaccaaaaccaacaacATAGATCTATGAGCACATAGATGGTATGCTTAGCCAAATGAAGACCACCACTCATGGGAGAGACCGCACTCTAGTGTTCTACCACAAGTacactgttgtcctcatttttgttttcaaaaatgaaggaccattacatgaaattttactctatggcacgcttcccaaggcagaattttgcctaatccttggactgtcttaatcctcagtccatcctcgaaccacgtttcaaatttcgtcaCATTCTAggttcatttgctatgtctttccttcaaattcGGGTTTTTCTCCCTGACTACAGgggggaaattttccttgaattgcaagttttaatgatttcctttgttttagtctttgtagggaaatttctGGCTAaatacaagtgcactttattgaaataagaaacttgtaatttgctttttatttcccccttgatgctttttggctttttagtctttgtagggattTTTTGGACAAGTTACAAGTTAAatttaaattacatatttaaaggtcacttgtaattcttttctaaaacccctaatttaatgtcttttgcttgtaatagggattttaaacccctattacatgtgtgcaagttattaaaacttgttgtagggattttattttccctttacaagtaatttgtaacttgcacatctctctccaaaacccgattttgcctaggaatgaaataaagtgacattttaaacttgttattttgcccaaaaaacccgattttctccataaagtgcaaaTTGAAGGATTTTAAACTTataattgcatttttaaaacctgattttgccttgttgatgaaAAAGTGCAATTGTAAACTTGCTATTTCATTCAAGAAACCCGATTTTCACAAATGCATGCAATTTTGAGCTTGCTATTCCATCCAAAAAACCCAACCAGCCAAGAGAAAtgtttttgttgaagatttcaagcaaattttgtggagaaattcaaCGAGGCGATTTTGTAGCAAGGAGATTTATGTGAGTTGAAGAACACGTTGTTGTTTATGTGATGATTTACCCTTGTTTCTGCAAAAAAGGTTTACCACGTGATTCCTTGAATCCACATTTTGGGGGATTTTAATTCCATAAACTTGCAATCTCCTAAGGCGTTTTTGCCTTTCATACCTAGGCGTTGAAGTTGGAAGGAGATTTGGTCACTTCTTGTGCCATTTAAGATGCATTTGATGCCACGTTTTCCCATGTGATCCTTCAAAGGCTGCATTTTGGAGGGTTTTGATGCCATGTTTTCATCTCTCCCTTAGGCGTTTTGCTTTGGGACTCTTAGGTGTGATTCCTCTTTGGCATTTTGGCTCTTCAAACTTGCATTTGATGCCACGTTTTGCTGCTTATGGCGTTTTaataaaaacgtggctagggtttcgGATTGCGGTTTATCTCTATTTAAGAGCTATTCTTCTTTCttccaaagattgatcatcttttggagaggcattttcagattgaaacaagatatgatttcttttcttttcttgttttcttgttttcttatttttcctttctagttgaagatttgtatatatgttgttcttgccccaaaaatcagttttgtgaaagagattttcccctttgaaaaacaatttttgaattgcattgatcttccccattttccctctttatttgtattcgggattttaaatcccaattacaagttggatgaaaatcattgttcttcccttacggttaaaatttttaaccatcttttgttgaaatttcaagttgcaaagatgaaaaatacccatccttccaaaatcgggtttttaaaaccggATTGCATGTTCaaatttcttcccattttcatgaaaatggcattcccaaaatcttcccatttttatccatccataacgcctatatccgtactttccgttcacgtcatttcctgcaaagtctaattctcatttttcactcatttctccatttaccgttttacaagtatacttgcattcgggttttaaaaatccgattgcatgtgtgTTTTTCCAAACTTGTATATttgtaaaattttccccaagatcCAATTGCATGTGTGCTTTTCCAAACTTGTATACTAgtaaaattttccccaagatctgaaattggtcaaagtcaaaatTCCTGgcatttcccatttatttcccctctttctctcacaaaatcgtgaagtgcaagggttggagttcttcccatttgaagaaagaaaaatgttagttgcagctgattatAATGTttccttaacacttttaagtcttcatcgcagtataccaggttgtccttcaatgtcagatttgtcgtcatctccaattccaaagaagatgaagtataaatatgataaataccaaaatgaggtttcaccttctcaagtgtcttctcctttggatcgcataaaagatacagagatagggcatgtggacatgtctgAATTTGTCAAGAGGGTAGAGGATCCGCAGGATAGCAATAtgtagcggctgttggacagccatatccatcacgcatcttcttttccagtggctgccctagaacctgaatttgttctcgcttgcgcccatcactttcacaaggagacaagaaccattaaaaatgatgatggtgaagcaataatccgccttgacgcagacacaattgagaaagtctttaGAATACCACcggcacctgtttatatggaaatctccaaagatagTGTAGCTGAGTACTATGTAAAAAGGGAAAAGGAGTGCAAACGTCATATTAACatgtggattcatgagccacgagccgccttctcaaggtgggctaagttgtaccgccgTGATTTTAAATGGGAGattggagacatcataactctcctcagcaggatgatgggccttgaacattcgaatgtttttgagccctggatgtaccagttcgtcatgttcataaggcagtcccatcatatatcatggggagaagtcatcagtgatACCTTGTGCAatcaacttgcagcagtcccttccaccatgactttttatatgaattcatacttagtgtatttggcagcgtcactcagacatttccctggtctttctaccaagggtgaccgcTCGCTTATACTGgtatgggaatactatgatcagctgcctttgagacccggcagattgcatttcagaagagttcaaaatgcattctttggttactttatgtgtcagtttgacagaactctgaaGAACAGAAGGGTATCAGACGAGGCATGgaaaagagtgaatgagtatgggtgcttgtttcttcaattcccgaccTTTACCTATAGTGGGCAGTCATATATGCTCCCTAGATACCCGACTGATAAGATTatacttatggagttgggaagacagatcatggttgtgcaCGCCCATCAGTCTGtcagacataaggttggaatggggatttctacaacaaacccattgaaaattggccggtattctcttgtcacatccgtcaaagtcaaggctatggagactgagatgcaggaaattaagctcaaaaggtttaagtccagagctgattttgattaccaaGGTATGAAGCAAAAGATCAAAAAATACTTCGTGCACGTGCATCGTATTgcggatatctgggtagatcttcgTACAGAAGTGGAAATTTTGAAGATGGATTATTGCAGACTTACtgttgagcaagttgttgatttgaacttggtggatattccacaagggatgattgatgatgggcatgtgCTTGATCAAGAATATATTACACGAAGgattgaggaagctccacttcctttaatccaatggtcacacaaggagtgcatatccattcttgagagatttcaacctatcttggctaacaccaacgcttggttgaaaagtaatggtgttagactcagcaaaatcaaggttggaaaagaagatgattctacggggcctcttggacgtaagtctgagattcaagtTGACAATAAAGAAGGCGCATCAGCTTCTGGCACCAAGTTCAAATTTCGAGTTAGTCGGGCAGTactgcttcctcctgaggaggcgacagttcgtggaAAGGAAAAGTCACAGTTTCATGTTCACGTGATCAATcttgataatccagaagaagggcagcaatctgatgatgctcctaagtctccaacttcggactcacctcatgagatcccttcctcagtttccattgagacgccccttTCTCCTCTTGACTTAATGgtggaagagtctcctcagaatgtcatTCCTATTTTAGCATATGAGCCGCcccctgatcatcaacaagagagtgtgctgGAAGTTCTTGaagatactcctgcatgtatccaactgtcagagattgatacctccacttctggctttgaagaatttatgaggcaatcttcgtgCCCATTAGTTACTGAGCAAACCGTGAtcgccatccaaacagatactcctcctAGGATGACCACAGtcgttcaaacagaaactgcttcttcTTTGCTTGCAGCTGTTACTGAAGGAGAATTAATGGCTTTACCTTtgtggcttagttcttttaccccaaaaaggaagaagcaagaaatctcacctgatgcctttgattatcagcaactgaaACAGTCTAGGCCCAAGGAAAGGCTAAGACTATCttcagagtaactgttgacagcaacaagatgaaggtagctgaaattgttgaacctcttGCAGATAAGCCATTTGAAGAGATGTCAGCtactgattacaaagttacaaggatagaattgggtaagcaaacgcaggaggtgattaaacatgatgccTAGTTTCTGTAGCTTCACTAGTACAGCGGTGCGATGAACTTCTAgctaagaaagacaagctagaagaggacaacCGACAACTTGTTGCAGTTGTTCGTAAAATCACAAAACATACTGTGAAGTGAGTAATCCTTCAAGTTCTACCGAGGCACGAGAATCAATTCATggagttgaaagagctgctcagaaagtacaagcattgAATTCCttggttgatcagcttcatgatctatgtgaaCAAGtgttgaaagacatttttcagatgatgtctaagttagagACTATTGAAGAGAAATTGAGTCATACCTCCGACGCTTTTAAAAAGAATCTAGAAAGTGTTGAAGGTAGTTTGACAATTTGGcgcaccatgccccaacaacagttgagtgttctacaggagcatgccattatcccttccagggtcatgtacttggaatttgaagagcttatGGAAAATAAGGCcgttgttcttaaatccctcattgaggagattgatgatgcaatgagattagggggtgaagttttccaagatattgtgaaaaggcctcttgcaacataataagtcaggatggagagctgataccAGAAGAACAAGTTCTTGCAAATTTACAGATAAGTATTcgtaatgaatggaggagcgaataATTTTCAACTGCTTcaattcaaattttgatgaaacaccaaatctttttgcataaaattcaattcatcttggagAAGAACAATTTTATGCTCCTtcgatgccatgataccattgtgaagaccatggttgttgccaagaacacccatgaaccggatctTGATGAACTACGAATGATCATCcaaaagtttgaaggattcatATCTTCACGtgttgcaacttaagtgttttgtatttttccagatttgtaatcttttagttgtagtttttcttttgacaagtttcaTGTAAAAGCCTTTTTATAAAATGCAAgataagtcattacttgcacttttgtaattacatgtaaggcaattACAGTTTGagttcagttaggactgtagttggaataagtcatagttggTTATTGAATAAGTATTGGTGGTTgaaagaatttctcaagttagttgggatcctcccacctttttttcaagactcctcttctataaatacttgaggggtctattgtaatttttatcttttggaaagcaagcaaaaactctgtcaaatttgcagcaaagaagtctttgagcttttatgtgtaaattgaagaattgaaaagaatagaagaaaattgctcaagctttgagtctttgtgctacattcttgagtttgtgttccatatttcctttcttgcaagtgtttctttgagaacttAATCGAATCTAATTTGcaatctttgagctgcaagtattgaagattaatttagttaaagtagaagttctattgggAAAAACTGTAAGACTTTGTTTTTACACTTGTTCGTAACAGaatttagaagtagattttgtgagaaatagctatgagtctttgagcttatgctACTTCCTATTGTTTATGTAGAAAGGATGACATATTTCAATATttgtgctgttataatttgttcttaatcaaattagtatagaaaagggtagataggacttcacataatcaagtctttgaacTTAATATTGTTatcccatccc is part of the Cryptomeria japonica chromosome 10, Sugi_1.0, whole genome shotgun sequence genome and harbors:
- the LOC131076946 gene encoding uncharacterized protein LOC131076946 isoform X2, which encodes MSQSLELLLIQFLMPDNDARRQAEEQIKRLAKDPQVVPALLQHIRTAKAANVRQLAAVLLRKKITGHWMKLSPQLRDSVKSALIESITGEHSPPVRRASANVVSVVAKYAVPAGEWPDLLPFLFQCSQSVQEDHREVALILFSSLTETIGDVLRPHFSTLQSVFVKSLQDESSNRVRIAALKAVGSFVEYIQTENEVLMFRELVPHILNVSRQCLANGDEEVATIAFEIFDDLVESPAPVLGSSILPIVQFALEVCSRKDLEANTRHQAIQIISWLAKYKPKSLIKHKLVNPILAAMCPLLAEGNKRDDDDDLSADRAAAEVLDTMAMSLPRKHIFPPVLDFAASNSQNMDPRYREASVMSLGVISEGCFEVMKNKLENILTIVLQALKDPEQIVRGSASFTLGQFAEHLQPEIVGHYEIVLPCILNALGDISPDVQEKAYYALAAFCENMGSEILPYLDPLMGKLLEGLHSNRRDLQETCMSAIGSAAAAAELAFIPYAESVLELMKIFMVFTKDEDLRARARATELVGIIAMAVGRPRMEPILAPFIEAAIAGFALDFSELREYTHGFFSNIAEVLDDGFIQYLHQVVPLAFASCNLDDGSAVDIDDSDDDGAAKVFGGVSSDEEAQDDRRVRNISVRTGVLDEKAAATQAIGLFALHTKSAFTPYFEEALEILTKHVGYFHEDVRLQAIIGLQHLLTATQETFPSSNVRQLSPETKHVLDTVMNLYVRAMQEDDDKEVVSQACMCTAEIMKSFGYNAIEPYMVSLSQSTLELLRQEACCQQTDETDSDLDDDDCEHDEVLMDAVTDLLPAFAKCMGSRFEAIFGSFFEPLMKFAASRPPEDRTMVVACLAEVAQEMGSPIAHYMDNVMPLVIKEIASTEAANRRNAAFCAGELCKNGGEAALKYYNDVLCALHPLFGDLETDDAVRDNAAGAVARMIMAQPHAVPLNQVLPVFLKALPLKDDLEESLAVYSCLCNLIMSSKPEILSLIPQVVQIFAQVVASPVESSEVKAGISMGFSHLLSQYGDQMQPILNSLSPQHSNALASLIARS
- the LOC131076946 gene encoding uncharacterized protein LOC131076946 isoform X1, which gives rise to MSQSLELLLIQFLMPDNDARRQAEEQIKRLAKDPQVVPALLQHIRTAKAANVRQLAAVLLRKKITGHWMKLSPQLRDSVKSALIESITGEHSPPVRRASANVVSVVAKYAVPAGEWPDLLPFLFQCSQSVQEDHREVALILFSSLTETIGDVLRPHFSTLQSVFVKSLQDESSNRVRIAALKAVGSFVEYIQTENEVLMFRELVPHILNVSRQCLANGDEEVATIAFEIFDDLVESPAPVLGSSILPIVQFALEVCSRKDLEANTRHQAIQIISWLAKYKPKSLIKHKLVNPILAAMCPLLAEGNKRDDDDDLSADRAAAEVLDTMAMSLPRKHIFPPVLDFAASNSQNMDPRYREASVMSLGVISEGCFEVMKNKLENILTIVLQALKDPEQIVRGSASFTLGQFAEHLQPEIVGHYEIVLPCILNALGDISPDVQEKAYYALAAFCENMGSEILPYLDPLMGKLLEGLHSNRRDLQETCMSAIGSAAAAAELAFIPYAESVLELMKIFMVFTKDEDLRARARATELVGIIAMAVGRPRMEPILAPFIEAAIAGFALDFSELREYTHGFFSNIAEVLDDGFIQYLHQVVPLAFASCNLDDGSAVDIDDSDDDGAAKVFGGVSSDEEAQDDRRVRNISVRTGVLDEKAAATQAIGLFALHTKSAFTPYFEEALEILTKHVGYFHEDVRLQAIIGLQHLLTATQETFPSSNVRQLSPETKHVLDTVMNLYVRAMQEDDDKEVVSQACMCTAEIMKSFGYNAIEPYMVSLSQSTLELLRQEACCQQTDETDSDLDDDDCEHDEVLMDAVTDLLPAFAKCMGSRFEAIFGSFFEPLMKFAKASRPPEDRTMVVACLAEVAQEMGSPIAHYMDNVMPLVIKEIASTEAANRRNAAFCAGELCKNGGEAALKYYNDVLCALHPLFGDLETDDAVRDNAAGAVARMIMAQPHAVPLNQVLPVFLKALPLKDDLEESLAVYSCLCNLIMSSKPEILSLIPQVVQIFAQVVASPVESSEVKAGISMGFSHLLSQYGDQMQPILNSLSPQHSNALASLIARS
- the LOC131076946 gene encoding uncharacterized protein LOC131076946 isoform X3 — its product is MSQSLELLLIQFLMPDNDARRQAEEQIKRLAKDPQVVPALLQHIRTAKAANVRQLAAVLLRKKITGHWMKLSPQLRDSVKSALIESITGEHSPPVRRASANVVSVVAKYAVPAGEWPDLLPFLFQCSQSVQEDHREVALILFSSLTETIGDVLRPHFSTLQSVFVKSLQDESSNRVRIAALKAVGSFVEYIQTENEVLMFRELVPHILNVSRQCLANGDEEVATIAFEIFDDLVESPAPVLGSSILPIVQFALEVCSRKDLEANTRHQAIQIISWLAKYKPKSLIKHKLVNPILAAMCPLLAEGNKRDDDDDLSADRAAAEVLDTMAMSLPRKHIFPPVLDFAASNSQNMDPRYREASVMSLGVISEGCFEVMKNKLENILTIVLQALKDPEQIVRGSASFTLGQFAEHLQPEIVGHYEIVLPCILNALGDISPDVQEKAYYALAAFCENMGSEILPYLDPLMGKLLEGLHSNRRDLQETCMSAIGSAAAAAELAFIPYAESVLELMKIFMVFTKDEDLRARARATELVGIIAMAVGRPRMEPILAPFIEAAIAGFALDFSELREYTHGFFSNIAEVLDDGFIQYLHQVVPLAFASCNLDDGSAVDIDDSDDDGAAKVFGGVSSDEEAQDDRRVRNISVRTGVLDEKAAATQAIGLFALHTKSAFTPYFEEALEILTKHVGYFHEDVRLQAIIGLQHLLTATQETFPSSNQLSPETKHVLDTVMNLYVRAMQEDDDKEVVSQACMCTAEIMKSFGYNAIEPYMVSLSQSTLELLRQEACCQQTDETDSDLDDDDCEHDEVLMDAVTDLLPAFAKCMGSRFEAIFGSFFEPLMKFAKASRPPEDRTMVVACLAEVAQEMGSPIAHYMDNVMPLVIKEIASTEAANRRNAAFCAGELCKNGGEAALKYYNDVLCALHPLFGDLETDDAVRDNAAGAVARMIMAQPHAVPLNQVLPVFLKALPLKDDLEESLAVYSCLCNLIMSSKPEILSLIPQVVQIFAQVVASPVESSEVKAGISMGFSHLLSQYGDQMQPILNSLSPQHSNALASLIARS